In a single window of the Gossypium hirsutum isolate 1008001.06 chromosome D02, Gossypium_hirsutum_v2.1, whole genome shotgun sequence genome:
- the LOC107909306 gene encoding xanthohumol 4-O-methyltransferase, translated as MERIELDEAMLQGQAEIWRYLYSFADFMALTSAVELRIADIIHSNGGAATLSQIASCISDGLTSPDITALARIMRLLVRRKIFTIHPPLDGGDPLYNLTHSSRWLLHDSEQTLAPMVLMENHPWQMAPWHYFSQCVKEGGTAFKKAHGCEIWDLTSRDPNFNKLFNDGLACTSKFITSAILSGYKQGFNSIGSLVDVGGGTGGLISEIVKVYPHIKGVNFDLPHVVSTAPAYNGVSHIGGDMFNAIPNTDAIIIKWVLHNWNDEECIKILRNCKKAIPRENGKVIIVEIILKEDGSGVFDDIGFVMDLVMFAHNSGKERTEAEWKKILEGGGFSHYKIINIPAMVSIIEAYPDAQ; from the exons ATGGAAAGAATAGAATTAGATGAAGCAATGCTACAAGGGCAAGCAGAGATATGGCGTTACCTGTACAGCTTCGCAGATTTCATGGCGCTTACGTCTGCCGTTGAGCTCCGCATAGCTGACATAATACACTCTAATGGTGGCGCTGCCACTTTGTCGCAAATAGCTTCATGCATTAGTGATGGCCTTACTTCACCAGATATCACCGCCCTTGCTCGCATAATGAGATTGCTTGTTCGCAGAAAGATTTTCACTATCCACCCTCCTTTAGACGGTGGAGATCCCTTGTACAACTTAACTCACTCATCAAGATGGCTTCTACATGACTCGGAGCAAACCCTAGCGCCCATGGTACTAATGGAGAACCATCCATGGCAAATGGCTCCTTGGCACTACTTCAGTCAGTGCGTGAAAGAAGGTGGCACAGCCTTCAAGAAAGCTCATGGGTGTGAGATATGGGATTTAACATCGAGGGATCCCAATTTCAACAAGCTTTTTAATGATGGCCTGGCTTGTACATCCAAGTTCATTACCAGTGCAATCCTGTCAGGTTACAAACAAGGGTTCAACTCCATTGGATCGTTGGTTGATGTCGGAGGTGGGACAGGAGGCTTAATATCAGAGATCGTCAAAGTATATCCACACATCAAAGGTGTTAACTTTGATTTGCCGCATGTCGTCTCAACGGCACCGGCATACAATGGGGTCTCCCATATTGGTGGTGACATGTTTAATGCCATTCCAAATACCGATGCAATCATTATAAAG TGGGTATTGCATAATTGGAATGATGAGGAATGCATAAAAATATTAAGGAATTGTAAGAAAGCAATACCAAGAGAGAATGGAAAAGTGATAATTGTTGAAATAATTTTGAAAGAAGATGGAAGTGGAGTGTTTGATGATATCGGATTTGTGATGGACCTCGTAATGTTTGCACATAACAGTGGTAAAGAGAGAACAGAGGCGGAATGGAAGAAAATCTTGGAAGGAGGAGGCTTTTCTCACTACAAAATCATTAACATCCCTGCAATGGTTTCCATCATAGAGGCGTATCCTGATGCTCAGTAG